In a single window of the Candidatus Rokuibacteriota bacterium genome:
- a CDS encoding arginine--tRNA ligase — TGPLVIVNARAAAVGDALARILRSQGAAVFTEYYVNDAGNQATMLARSLEARVRQALGEVVELPQEGYPGEYLVDLAREYLAEEGSRSLSEPEAIRLEQFGRYAVRRIREEQERVLREYGAEFDRWVSEDLQIRKPGLPEKTIELLRVRDLVYEAEGALWFRASRFGDDEDRVLVKSDGELTYFAADIAYHLFKFRDVDRLIDLIGPDHHGYVPRIKAAMLALGKPAEAIQVLIVQLVTLLRGGQPVRMSKRRGEFVLMEELIEEVGRDAARFTFLTHRHDSPLEFDLEVATRQSAENPVYYVQYCHARVSSLFQHLKQQKLAVPEWASVDLSRLVLPEELTLIKRLLQFPDVVAGAARTLEPHRLAYYLQELAAVFHPYYNRHRVISHDRALTQARLALAAALGQVIRNGLELLGVSAPEKM; from the coding sequence ACGGGCCCGCTGGTGATCGTCAACGCCCGGGCCGCGGCTGTGGGCGATGCCCTTGCGCGCATCCTGCGCTCCCAGGGCGCCGCCGTCTTCACCGAATACTACGTCAATGATGCCGGCAATCAGGCGACGATGCTGGCGCGCTCCCTGGAAGCGCGCGTCCGCCAGGCCCTGGGGGAAGTCGTTGAGCTTCCCCAGGAAGGGTATCCGGGCGAGTATCTGGTGGACCTGGCCCGGGAGTACCTTGCCGAGGAGGGGTCGCGCTCGCTCTCCGAGCCCGAGGCAATCCGCCTGGAGCAGTTCGGCCGGTACGCTGTCCGTCGGATCCGAGAAGAGCAGGAGCGCGTGCTCAGGGAGTACGGCGCGGAGTTCGACCGCTGGGTCTCCGAAGATCTCCAGATCCGGAAGCCCGGCCTCCCCGAGAAAACCATCGAGCTTCTCAGGGTGCGGGACCTCGTCTATGAGGCCGAGGGTGCGCTCTGGTTTCGCGCCTCGCGCTTCGGCGACGACGAGGACCGGGTCCTCGTCAAATCCGACGGCGAGCTGACCTACTTTGCGGCGGACATCGCCTACCACCTCTTCAAGTTCCGGGACGTGGACAGGCTGATCGACCTCATCGGGCCGGACCATCACGGGTACGTCCCACGCATCAAGGCAGCCATGCTCGCGCTCGGCAAGCCCGCCGAGGCCATCCAGGTTCTCATCGTCCAGCTGGTAACGCTCCTAAGAGGGGGCCAGCCAGTGCGCATGTCCAAGCGACGAGGGGAGTTCGTCCTGATGGAGGAGCTGATCGAGGAGGTGGGCCGGGACGCCGCCCGCTTCACCTTCCTCACGCACCGCCACGACAGCCCGCTCGAGTTCGACCTCGAGGTAGCGACACGGCAATCCGCCGAGAACCCGGTCTACTACGTCCAGTACTGCCACGCGCGCGTGTCGAGCCTCTTCCAGCACCTGAAGCAGCAGAAGCTCGCCGTCCCCGAATGGGCGAGCGTCGACCTGTCGCGGCTCGTCCTCCCGGAGGAGCTGACCCTCATCAAGCGGCTCCTGCAGTTTCCCGACGTCGTGGCCGGTGCCGCTCGGACGCTCGAGCCCCACCGGCTCGCCTATTACCTCCAGGAGCTGGCCGCGGTCTTCCACCCGTACTACAACCGGCACCGCGTGATCTCGCACGATCGGGCGCTGACCCAGGCGCGCCTCGCCCTCGCCGCGGCCCTGGGGCAGGTGATCCGAAACGGCCTCGAGCTGCTCGGCGTGTCGGCGCCGGAGAAGATGTGA